Part of the Henckelia pumila isolate YLH828 chromosome 2, ASM3356847v2, whole genome shotgun sequence genome is shown below.
TTTAAACGTGTAATATGTATttagataaaattttattatcatgtgtttgaattaaaaatattttattatgattataatgttttgaattttaattttattttataattttgttaaataataaaataacaagGATAAAAATCAAATCGGGTTGCTAGGTTAATCAGGTtggttcgagttcgagttcgagtttaGAGTTTTCAGGTTTTGGTTGATATCATTGCTTTTCCCGACCCGAACTCATACAAATGATACtcctaattttaaaaattatctcTACTTATTATGTAGCACATATAAAAAATAGTATGATCTTTTGGTATGTTCAAAAAACCtatcatattaaaatcaaatatttttttaaaaaatatattatattatatacaaaCAAGTGAACAACACATAATATTCGTACATTACATTACATACGCGTTACTAGCTTGTGCGTGGGCTTGTAATTGTATATACATAGAGTAGAGAGATGGCCTGCCTATATGTGATATACCAAATTCCCGAAGTCAGATCAAAATGGCATGAGCCTTCATATCGCATGTAATAAAGTGACACATAAATTAATTAACGTGTgggatttatatatttattttgaaagtatgggatatatttatttttatatagcaGCACGAATTTTATCTCAAATCATATTCAATCttacaatttttaattttctaattCCAAAAAAGACCCGTGTCACCAATTTGAACACGTAAAACaaacaaatcaaaaattttCATTAGTGTTCACTAAATCACTGCTCTCGTCATCTCCCACACTTTCATCATATATTGAATAATGGAAGGATCAAATGATCCCAAGTTTTGGGAAGCAAAACTTGCACCAAACCTCTGTCATCGTCAAAGTTATGGCGAATTGGATGGCAATGACATAAGAGTTCCAAATTCAAACATATGTCGAGGATCAATTCACTACTTATTCTCCCCCGTTTTGGACAAGAATTTGCAAACAAATTCAAGCTTCTCCGTTGCCGCAATACTATCACTACGATGGTTGTTTCTCCCCGTCGTCTCGTTTACGCCTTACGGGTTATTTTGTATGATAAAAAAGAGCTCATGGAAAAGATTAAAGACGTGCCAGAATCTTCGTATGAACTTTCTTAATATCTGGTTGATGATGAGAAAAATAAGGAAGCTGTGGAAGAGAAGGAAGTGATATTCGTGAATCGTGCAAGAGGAATCATCGATGCCTAAGACGGAAACAAGAATCCCACATAATGGTAAAACCAAAGGTAACACAATATGCAGGAGTGAGAGCATGGAGAGTGGAGCTTTCTTGTTGAAGATGTACTTACCTGGATTGCTGAGTTTTAAGAAAAATCCAACTCAAGAAAGAGCACAAAAATTCGCACCGGGCCGTTGTTGGCGAGACAAGGTACGAAAGACTGGTGGAAGAATATGTTTCTGGGTGTCTAAGACAACAAGAGCCGAAGCTTGATCGGCAGAGGCAAAAGTGATACAGCAGTAAGAAAGGCAGGTATGCACGCCGGCTTAACTCGTCTAGTTATATAAACACCTACTCACTCTCCACGTCTACGGGGTTAAGGATATCTACAACTAAACAATTACTTCACATATGTTTCAGCTGTTCAGAACAATTATTAACTTGTTAAAATAGTCTACTCTTTTCAAATATCAAGTGTTAAAGATACTCTCCATGTTGGACGCATGATATCCTCATTGCATTCCTTCCACAATGCTGATCTTCCCCACCTCATATATGATGCGACTTTCTGCGTCAATTGGTCTGGACTCTGGATTTGCTAtgatttcattttgtttttcagGCCCATGAAAGTAGAGCCTGCAAGCTAGTATTCACACAGTGAACATCATCAACTATATATATACCATTTCATCCTTTCTCTGAGCAAACGATTAACTCAAGTTTATGAAGAAGTTTACCTCCCTCCACCACCCAGTCCAACACATTCTCTccaccacacacacacacacacacacacacacacagataTACCATGACATGGACACATACTTCTGGAGATTTGAATAATTAGGAGACTCCCTCCCTTAAGTTTTAGTCAATGATGAAGTATACCCTGTGTTGTGAAGGGCAAAGCCTCACAATAATTATTTGCATCTCATGAAACAGGACCAGATTTTAGAGATGTCCGTGTAATTTTTCCGAGACATTAAAAGTCACAAGTCATAGACACGACTCAAGTGCTTAATAAAAACCCTTGTTCAATGCAGACCGACGGAGCGTACCTTGATATTTTGTGGATGGAACTTCAGCTATAAGAAACAAAAAGCAAGATGACAAAGAGGCTGCCTATTCTGAATGAGATAACAGAGGCACAAACATCAGAGTTAATTATCATGAGAAGAACAACGAGGAGAAGAAAGCAGTTAATTACAATTTACCTCTATCTTCTGTGACTTTTGCTGCTTTGTATATGGTATCATATCCAACTCCGTCAATAGAGCTGTTAATCATAATTTACCTCctcaaatatttatataattcaGTTGGCCCTGTATTATCAATTGCATCGCTTTGTTCCTAGTTAGGTGATGTGAAAATTCAGGAATGTCTGAGGCAAAAAAAATAACCCCTATCTTAAAATGTAATCCATATAGTCAAAATTGTATGTAAATATATTAAACATAGAAACTTAAAAAAGTCTTTGTTCACAATTTTAACGCTCATAGGCTCCTAATTACAGATGCCATAGTTACATTGTAAAGCAAGAATCAGCTGCTCGTACATTTCCTGCTGCCAATCAATGCTATCAACAATCAGAACTATGCTAGATAAATACAACTTACTAGAACTATCTACGTGCACTATTTTGCACATATTCTGGCCCCATCTTCTTGGTGATTATATTCAATTGAACTGCCATCACATCTCAAAAATTTGTGTGCGAAAAGAAAATCCCGAGCACAAGCTATCTGATGTGGAAGAGGGTGATTGAGGATTTTAAAGATTGATGCTCTATTAAACTTTCTTTCATCTGACGATGTAAGGCCATCCTCAGAAATGAACCAGATCCTATAGCTGTGCATAAAGTAGTTCATTCCATGTATCAGGAATTCCGGGAAGACACCAATGCAAGCAGTCGTTGATACCATCCAATGCTTTTATACTGAATCGAGATATGTGACCCTCATCTCTCAGCAGAGAAATCGCAGTAATATCCAAAATCTTTACCTTTGTGCCTTCGACCGAATCCTCGATAACGGGATCACTTGATTTTTCTTGAAATACTTCGCTTCCTTTTGTCAGCGGAGTCAAGTTATCACAGTGGCCTCCTGTGTTCCAATCCCCATTTAAAAAATGTCTGGGTGATATTGTTCGGAAAAAACCTTTGAGCTGTGGACGCAAGTGAATGCTTGAATCAAGCCATCTGGCAATACTTTGTATTGCATAATTCTTTGCATTCCCCATTTCTGCAAGTTTCCTATCTGTGACGGGCCTTCCTTCTGCATGCATCACCCATCTGTTTGCCCTGAACTTCCCCCGGTTCCAATGATGTCCTGTGTTAAGGATAACAACATCAAAGTGATCAAGAAATCGGCTCAAAAAGGCAGGAGGATGATCCAAATGCATGGCAAATTCAGTGGCTGGATCAGTGGCGTTAATTGGCTCAATTTCACAGAGGCTTGCTGACCAGTAAAATAGAATAGTGGAATTGGTATCAGGAAATCGATAAGCCCATCCATCAGGACGAATGGCCCCAGGTGGTTTGACAAGGCCATATTTCCATCCTACATCTTCGACTTCTGGCCTCTCCTCACCACCAGTGACCATACACATAAGAGATTGAAATTGTTGTCTACCCAATGAGTCTCCTATAAATGCTACGGTTTTGTCCTGCATTCTGAAATGTAGTTATTTTAAgttaatcaataaaaataacaGTCTTTTTTACAAACAAAATGATTACAATGATGTTATATTTAGCTGATAGCCTGATACAGGTTCAGGGAATCAGAATAGCTATTAATTGTTTGGTCATGAAATATTTGATGAGTTGAGTTTCGTTTCGTTTCTTCGGAATCTGGGAAACTTTTATCCTTTTCTCTTTTTCCCTGGGAAtccaatccaaaaatattaatgACAATGTTCAGTAGGTATGTGACAGATAATTCATAGGATACAGTATGATCAACAGTACAAGACTATAAATATAAAGAATAATATGGAATACTTCTTTAAACTCATAGCATAGTGGGAGAAGCTTAATATTTAATTGGCACAAATACCTATTATTGTCAAATAAAAAGCAGTAAAATTGATAAATTGTTAAGTTAATAGTATTCAAAAGACAGAACTTACCTTCTCAAAAATTCAGCACCTTGAAATTCAGGCATTTCACAGTTTTCAGGTTGCCAACGATAACCttcataagaaaaatcagttcgTTGGGTTAATCTACATGCCCACATATCTGACAGCCACTGCTTACATCCGAACCCTGAATACAGAGGTCTCCGACTGTCTGCAATCCATCTTCCTTTAGCATAATTACACTCTGTGGAATAAAAAAACCAAAGATAATGAGCACAGTACTTGACATCTGTCAGAAATCAAAGAATTCGTTCTCGAACTCTGGTTTCTAAAAAAGTCATTCGTACTAAGAAGTTTTTAATAGCGTTGTTTATAATTGTGACGTTAGAAAAACATCATAACAAATAAAGGAATTGGGATAGATAAAATGCAGCAGTTACTAAATCAGACTAGCCTATATTAGAGTTGAAATTCAACTCAAATATACAAAAACTGTAATACAACCTTGGACTAAATTTTACAGAATGCCTAACAGTCAAATTATATCCAATTCTCCTGAATCCATGATCATGCAAGATTAGAACAGGTTGGGGTGCCTGGCCCCACTGGGTTTTGCAAATTTTCTGAGATCCAATCTTACTCTGAATAATATTGATATACTATTCTCATTTATGTAATTAGTGTCAATAGGCTTTCTTTTTGTTGctttaaaaataaacaaatatcgTGTCTTTATCAAAAGCCAACTTCTGTCTCCTCTCCTTCgcaatgaaataattttttttcatgtaaGTCATAAAGAAATTTGTCCCCCACCAGAAAATTATTCAAATCGTGCAGCTTTCAGTAGAAACATTCGCTTCCTTCACGTAGAATAATCTCTGAAGAAAGTGATAAAAAAAAGATACAAATTGATAGAAGGAAAAGAAGACAACCTACCTTGCTTCTCAAATGAAGAGGTCACCTTGttctcattttttcttttagaaCTTTCTGTAGTCTTGTCACGTTCTGTGCGTTCTACTACTTGTGAATGTGAATCTTCCTCCATCAGCAGTTCCTTGGAATTCAACAACATTGAAGAATCAGCAGCATCATCCACAAAAATATCTGTGATTTAGAACGagttaaaataaagaaaaggctttcataaaaaataaaaaaataaagaaaaggcAAACCAAAAAAACGAAGGTGGTTCTACTCCAATAGTGTTCGATTTGAAAAGGCATGCAATGTAGCTGCTTGATTAATGCTGAGAAATCCAACAAATTCAAGATCAAGATTCTTACCAAGAAACAATGATGATGCTATAGACCATGTCAGTTTTCGCATAATATGTGCCAGTGCCACAATGATAGAAAGTCACAAGATTGCTACCATAAAGTATCTTTGTGTTAAGCTACACCTCGTCACCCTTGTCTAAAACAAGAAACACAAATCTAAATAACCACAACATGTTTCATCACACACCGACTCTACGAAGTTATTTAACCAAGAAGAGGGGTTCAATACATAGAACTGTACCATATAAATCAGTAGCTACTCGCAAATGTAATCAACTGGGACAAAGATTGCAAAATACTGCTTCAGTGGGTGACAAATTCTACCAAAAAGTATGTGAACTGTAAATACCTGATGTATGCGTAGCAAACTGGTCTGGTGCGGATAACAGGCCCATAAGAATTGGATTACTCTCCCAACACCAAAAAAACATGGTGGTGAAAACAAGAGCAGCCACTATAAATGAAAGCTGCCTTCCCCAAAATCTACCCAACTGTCCGCCCTTCATCTCTTTATGCACACTCCGGAAAACAAATCCCCAGAATCAAG
Proteins encoded:
- the LOC140885070 gene encoding protein trichome birefringence-like 16 isoform X2, yielding MRKLTWSIASSLFLDIFVDDAADSSMLLNSKELLMEEDSHSQVVERTERDKTTESSKRKNENKVTSSFEKQECNYAKGRWIADSRRPLYSGFGCKQWLSDMWACRLTQRTDFSYEGYRWQPENCEMPEFQGAEFLRRMQDKTVAFIGDSLGRQQFQSLMCMVTGGEERPEVEDVGWKYGLVKPPGAIRPDGWAYRFPDTNSTILFYWSASLCEIEPINATDPATEFAMHLDHPPAFLSRFLDHFDVVILNTGHHWNRGKFRANRWVMHAEGRPVTDRKLAEMGNAKNYAIQSIARWLDSSIHLRPQLKGFFRTISPRHFLNGDWNTGGHCDNLTPLTKGSEVFQEKSSDPVIEDSVEGTKVKILDITAISLLRDEGHISRFSIKALDGINDCLHWCLPGIPDTWNELLYAQL
- the LOC140885070 gene encoding protein trichome birefringence-like 16 isoform X3, whose amino-acid sequence is MEEDSHSQVVERTERDKTTESSKRKNENKVTSSFEKQECNYAKGRWIADSRRPLYSGFGCKQWLSDMWACRLTQRTDFSYEGYRWQPENCEMPEFQGAEFLRRMQDKTVAFIGDSLGRQQFQSLMCMVTGGEERPEVEDVGWKYGLVKPPGAIRPDGWAYRFPDTNSTILFYWSASLCEIEPINATDPATEFAMHLDHPPAFLSRFLDHFDVVILNTGHHWNRGKFRANRWVMHAEGRPVTDRKLAEMGNAKNYAIQSIARWLDSSIHLRPQLKGFFRTISPRHFLNGDWNTGGHCDNLTPLTKGSEVFQEKSSDPVIEDSVEGTKVKILDITAISLLRDEGHISRFSIKALDGINDCLHWCLPGIPDTWNELLYAQL
- the LOC140885070 gene encoding protein trichome birefringence-like 14 isoform X1 translates to MKGGQLGRFWGRQLSFIVAALVFTTMFFWCWESNPILMGLLSAPDQFATHTSDIFVDDAADSSMLLNSKELLMEEDSHSQVVERTERDKTTESSKRKNENKVTSSFEKQECNYAKGRWIADSRRPLYSGFGCKQWLSDMWACRLTQRTDFSYEGYRWQPENCEMPEFQGAEFLRRMQDKTVAFIGDSLGRQQFQSLMCMVTGGEERPEVEDVGWKYGLVKPPGAIRPDGWAYRFPDTNSTILFYWSASLCEIEPINATDPATEFAMHLDHPPAFLSRFLDHFDVVILNTGHHWNRGKFRANRWVMHAEGRPVTDRKLAEMGNAKNYAIQSIARWLDSSIHLRPQLKGFFRTISPRHFLNGDWNTGGHCDNLTPLTKGSEVFQEKSSDPVIEDSVEGTKVKILDITAISLLRDEGHISRFSIKALDGINDCLHWCLPGIPDTWNELLYAQL